The following coding sequences lie in one Enterococcus sp. 9E7_DIV0242 genomic window:
- a CDS encoding nucleotidyltransferase domain-containing protein, protein MKDKIIQELKKIEASENIRILYAVESGSRAWGFPSKDSDYDVRFIYTRPKDWYLQLQKTKDTLEYPISDQLDISGWDLDKTLMLLRKCNPSLLEWLHSPIVYMTEPLFYQDLLVLSEQAQNDKSLIYHYLHMAKGNYRDYLQGEQVKIKKYFYVLRPLLACLWIEHQKQAPPVRFEHLLEQPQLSTAFLAEVAKLLKKKRSGEEMAMEPQIPIIDQFIKEQLEYNTALVSTLQANPFLSQKEINTFFLNWYGICKITI, encoded by the coding sequence ATGAAAGATAAAATCATTCAAGAATTGAAAAAAATTGAGGCATCTGAAAATATTCGAATTTTGTATGCTGTCGAATCAGGTAGTCGAGCTTGGGGCTTTCCTTCAAAGGACAGTGACTACGACGTACGTTTTATCTATACTCGCCCAAAGGATTGGTATTTACAGCTGCAGAAAACAAAGGATACCTTGGAGTACCCTATTTCTGATCAATTGGATATCAGCGGTTGGGACTTGGACAAAACCTTGATGCTTTTGAGAAAATGCAACCCTTCGTTGTTGGAATGGCTTCATTCTCCCATAGTGTATATGACTGAACCGCTTTTTTACCAGGACCTTCTTGTCTTATCTGAACAAGCTCAAAATGATAAAAGCCTAATTTATCACTATTTACACATGGCAAAAGGAAACTACCGAGACTATCTTCAGGGAGAACAAGTAAAAATCAAGAAGTATTTCTATGTTCTACGCCCTCTATTAGCTTGCTTATGGATTGAACATCAAAAACAGGCACCACCTGTCAGGTTTGAACATTTGCTTGAACAGCCTCAGCTTTCAACTGCTTTTCTGGCTGAGGTTGCCAAGCTTCTCAAAAAGAAACGCTCTGGAGAAGAAATGGCTATGGAACCACAAATTCCAATTATTGACCAATTTATAAAAGAACAGCTTGAATATAACACCGCTCTGGTTTCCACTCTTCAAGCCAATCCATTTTTATCTCAAAAAGAAATCAACACTTTCTTTTTAAACTGGTATGGAATCTGTAAAATTACTATTTAA
- a CDS encoding cation diffusion facilitator family transporter, giving the protein MIKGMLGLVEKKYGAGKDPRTSFGIFAGIMGLISNLILVIGKFSIGFFSGSVSIMADAVNNLSDMISSALTLVGFYIAGKPADREHPYGHERFEYISGMFVSLMITFVGFQFLLTSIDRIREPQSIGFSWITLLVLLLSIFLKIWQGTVYSEVAKKINSDTLIAASKDSMNDVFTTIAVLVSTAIEGVTGWRLDGYIGGVIAVYIIFSGIQLLWGFINELMGIRPDQEAIDRMKQFLSSFDEIVGYHDLLIHQYGPNKIFASVHIEVDDRWELNRAHQVIDEIEAVFKEKLGVELVCHVDPVNLYDEQQQFVHQEVKKILASIDPILKAHDIRFVSHDGKSALYFDLVVPSKYELSDQAILKKIQDNVNKYIGICEIDITFDHNYLL; this is encoded by the coding sequence ATGATAAAAGGAATGCTTGGTTTGGTTGAAAAGAAATATGGGGCGGGGAAAGATCCACGTACGAGTTTTGGGATATTTGCCGGTATAATGGGGCTTATCTCAAATCTTATTTTAGTTATTGGCAAGTTTTCTATCGGTTTTTTCTCTGGAAGTGTGTCGATCATGGCTGATGCTGTGAATAACTTGTCAGATATGATTTCTTCTGCTTTGACCTTAGTAGGGTTTTATATTGCTGGAAAACCAGCGGATAGGGAACATCCCTATGGACATGAACGCTTTGAATATATTAGTGGAATGTTTGTTTCTTTAATGATCACATTTGTTGGTTTTCAATTTTTACTGACGTCCATTGACCGGATTCGTGAGCCACAAAGTATTGGTTTTTCATGGATTACACTATTGGTATTATTGCTGTCTATATTTTTGAAAATTTGGCAGGGAACAGTTTATTCTGAAGTAGCAAAGAAAATCAATTCCGACACCCTGATAGCTGCCTCCAAGGATAGCATGAATGATGTATTTACAACGATAGCTGTTTTAGTTTCTACGGCTATTGAGGGAGTTACCGGATGGCGATTAGACGGCTATATTGGAGGTGTGATAGCTGTTTATATCATTTTTAGTGGGATTCAGCTACTCTGGGGATTTATCAATGAGTTGATGGGAATACGTCCTGATCAAGAGGCAATTGATCGAATGAAACAATTTTTATCTTCATTTGATGAGATCGTGGGCTACCATGATCTGCTGATTCATCAATATGGCCCGAATAAAATTTTTGCTTCGGTTCATATTGAAGTGGATGATCGATGGGAATTGAACAGAGCGCATCAGGTAATTGATGAAATCGAGGCAGTCTTCAAAGAGAAGTTAGGGGTTGAATTGGTTTGTCACGTAGATCCGGTAAATTTATACGATGAACAGCAACAATTTGTTCATCAGGAGGTAAAGAAAATCCTTGCTTCCATTGATCCAATTCTCAAGGCACATGATATCCGGTTTGTTTCTCACGATGGAAAAAGTGCGTTGTATTTTGATTTGGTTGTTCCAAGTAAATATGAGCTGTCTGATCAGGCTATTTTGAAAAAAATACAAGATAATGTTAATAAATATATAGGAATATGCGAAATTGATATAACTTTTGATCATAATTACTTACTTTAA
- a CDS encoding YhgE/Pip domain-containing protein → MRHLKNTFKLFILDWKRIWKNPIAALLIVALMIIPSLYAWFNIKALWDPYANTGELPIAVYSDDQSAEFQGKTISIGEEVLTNLHENKQLGWKFVDSKKELDEGVKSGKYYAGIYLPKNFSKDLLSFTTGEIKKPEIIYSVNEKINAIAPKITDKGAMSLQSEISSQFISTASSTLIKVFNEIGYDIDSNLVSINKVKNLILSTDENIETIDTYVQEVVTLHEKMPEIKDKLAKANEFVDYIPQIDGLTTKVTELNDKMPTIKDQAKVILTLQEKIPEIQNAGAQLAMIDEDFVSVEQVMSDGIEEAKQGLTIIQAVQTSLPDIQKLGEQADQLGTLTLDGATKLQAALPSISSSVKVTLESVKAISSNISSITAQIQQMLADNELTPEERASLKQLLTQFSTSLDGQTTALQQLMELLTNIQNSAGNQELQGIIDQLSSISTLIQGLKNRVDGINTDAITTAELQAILSEISTTASNISSAAGSINTDQITATVNTLLTSLIDTITTAKGVLSQAQQIDFASLLAKTETTVSTAIGILEKYQGQLPAIKQEVHDANTLLNSHMDTIVNGINKGADLYNNELPIVEEKLGLAADFIKNDYPGIKSDITSTLSMVDEKLPQVEAVLTQANDLIKNDWPNIKTGLHKAADAIRKGESEVDLGEVLKLLKLDATSESEFFTAPVEVKENQIYPIANNGSASTPFYTALCLWVGAVLFSSIATTDYYLEEKDKKRFSKREMFSARMLTFIVMGLAQALIVTLGNYFLLGVDVKAPVYSVLFALLIALSFMTLVYVLVALFGNVGKGIAIIILVLSISGGGGNYPIQVSGKFFQFINPFLPFTHAVNLLRESAGGIYWPNAWHAIIILTVLMIVVGILGTLFYPILEPKMKKLAEISHKSHIFH, encoded by the coding sequence ATGAGACATTTAAAAAATACGTTCAAATTATTTATTTTGGACTGGAAACGAATTTGGAAAAATCCGATTGCAGCATTATTGATCGTTGCTTTGATGATTATTCCTTCATTATACGCATGGTTCAACATCAAAGCTCTGTGGGACCCCTACGCAAATACTGGCGAACTGCCGATTGCTGTGTACAGTGATGATCAATCAGCTGAATTTCAAGGAAAAACGATCAGCATCGGGGAGGAAGTTCTAACTAATTTACATGAAAACAAACAGTTGGGCTGGAAATTTGTTGATTCTAAAAAGGAATTAGATGAAGGGGTAAAATCCGGAAAATATTATGCGGGTATTTATTTACCAAAGAATTTTTCAAAGGATTTATTGAGTTTCACGACGGGAGAAATCAAGAAGCCGGAAATTATTTATTCTGTTAACGAAAAAATCAATGCAATTGCACCAAAAATAACCGATAAAGGTGCAATGTCATTGCAATCTGAGATTTCCTCTCAATTTATTAGCACAGCCAGCAGTACGTTGATCAAAGTGTTCAATGAGATTGGTTATGATATCGACTCGAATTTGGTCAGCATCAACAAGGTGAAAAATCTGATTTTGTCGACGGATGAAAATATTGAGACAATCGATACCTATGTTCAGGAGGTCGTGACACTTCACGAAAAAATGCCGGAAATCAAGGACAAGTTGGCGAAAGCAAATGAGTTTGTTGATTACATTCCCCAGATCGATGGATTGACAACGAAGGTTACTGAACTGAATGACAAGATGCCAACAATTAAAGACCAAGCAAAAGTTATCTTAACATTGCAGGAAAAGATTCCGGAAATTCAAAATGCCGGTGCTCAGTTGGCAATGATCGATGAGGATTTTGTTTCTGTAGAGCAAGTGATGAGTGATGGTATCGAAGAAGCTAAACAGGGGCTCACCATTATCCAAGCGGTGCAAACATCCTTACCGGATATTCAAAAGCTAGGGGAACAGGCAGATCAGCTAGGTACTCTTACTTTAGACGGAGCAACCAAGTTGCAAGCAGCATTACCAAGCATTTCGAGCAGTGTGAAGGTAACTTTGGAATCGGTCAAAGCGATCAGCTCGAATATTTCTTCCATCACAGCACAGATTCAGCAAATGCTAGCTGATAATGAGTTGACTCCGGAGGAACGAGCTTCATTGAAACAATTGTTGACCCAATTTTCGACAAGCCTGGATGGACAGACGACAGCACTTCAACAGTTGATGGAATTATTGACAAATATCCAGAACTCTGCAGGAAATCAAGAGCTTCAGGGAATTATTGATCAGTTGAGTAGTATCAGCACACTGATTCAGGGCTTGAAGAATCGAGTGGATGGGATTAATACAGATGCAATAACAACAGCTGAGCTTCAAGCTATCCTGAGTGAAATCAGCACAACAGCAAGCAATATATCTTCGGCTGCTGGCAGCATCAATACAGACCAAATCACAGCAACCGTCAATACGTTATTGACGAGCTTGATTGATACGATTACAACAGCCAAAGGCGTCCTTTCTCAAGCACAACAAATCGATTTTGCTTCACTCTTGGCTAAGACAGAAACGACAGTGTCAACAGCTATTGGTATTTTAGAAAAATACCAAGGGCAGCTACCTGCAATCAAGCAGGAAGTTCATGATGCGAATACATTGTTAAATAGCCATATGGATACGATTGTAAATGGAATCAACAAAGGAGCAGATTTGTACAATAATGAGTTGCCAATTGTTGAAGAGAAGTTGGGGCTAGCAGCTGATTTTATTAAAAATGATTACCCTGGGATAAAATCTGATATCACCAGTACATTGTCAATGGTTGATGAAAAATTACCACAAGTTGAGGCTGTATTGACTCAAGCAAATGATTTAATCAAGAATGATTGGCCAAATATCAAAACTGGGCTTCATAAGGCTGCTGATGCGATTCGTAAAGGAGAAAGTGAAGTCGACTTAGGTGAAGTCCTTAAGCTGCTAAAATTGGATGCAACTTCAGAAAGCGAGTTCTTCACTGCGCCAGTTGAAGTAAAAGAAAATCAGATTTATCCGATTGCGAATAATGGCTCAGCAAGCACACCTTTCTATACAGCACTTTGTTTATGGGTGGGAGCTGTCTTGTTTTCCAGTATTGCAACAACAGATTATTATTTAGAGGAAAAGGATAAAAAACGCTTTTCAAAAAGAGAAATGTTTTCTGCACGTATGTTAACGTTCATCGTAATGGGACTTGCACAAGCACTGATCGTTACCTTGGGGAATTACTTCTTACTAGGTGTAGATGTCAAAGCACCTGTATATAGTGTATTGTTTGCATTGCTGATTGCTTTAAGCTTCATGACATTGGTTTATGTCCTCGTCGCACTCTTTGGTAATGTCGGGAAAGGGATAGCGATCATTATTCTCGTACTGTCGATTTCCGGAGGTGGCGGGAACTATCCAATTCAAGTATCAGGAAAATTCTTCCAGTTTATTAACCCGTTCTTGCCGTTTACTCATGCAGTGAATCTGTTGAGAGAGTCGGCCGGGGGGATTTATTGGCCGAATGCGTGGCATGCGATCATTATACTTACCGTATTGATGATTGTGGTTGGTATTTTGGGCACGCTGTTTTACCCAATACTTGAGCCTAAAATGAAGAAATTAGCTGAAATCTCTCATAAAAGCCATATCTTCCATTGA
- a CDS encoding FAD-dependent oxidoreductase — protein MKVVIIGASHGGIHAALTIKKLDPKVEIILIEKRDNISFVSSGIIIKLNDMVDELDDVRYATAEDLKKLGIDVYLESTVVSVDPDSQEIVYESLTGERTVITYDKLILATGSNQFSMNLTLPNNDRITYFKSYASSLEALHKIEEADSISIVGGGYIGIELCDALKDKGKEIHLIESADTILFRYIDRELSEILEEEMLKAGIQIHLNETVLGFKDTEQQPFISVTTTKEIENEFVVIAVNARPDTRLVQEFLDLNSNGTVRVNESMQTSDPNIYAVGDVVSYPVHNSYRRSFIPLVNNVVRSATVAAMNALGNPMRYTTTQKTTATHVFGYYVVSTGLTETEANFEGIEVDSIFLKLPYQLPYLEIQEEVYIKLVFSKTDNCLIGGQIMSTKDITQIINTLSLAIEKEVTMDELVTMDFYFNPALNRPMGIISQAAYEFMIKKYKK, from the coding sequence TTGAAAGTAGTAATTATTGGCGCTTCTCATGGCGGGATTCATGCTGCCTTGACTATAAAGAAATTAGACCCGAAAGTAGAGATAATTCTGATAGAGAAAAGAGATAATATAAGTTTTGTTTCTAGTGGGATCATTATAAAATTAAATGACATGGTAGATGAGCTGGATGACGTACGTTATGCAACGGCAGAAGATCTGAAAAAATTGGGGATAGATGTCTATTTGGAATCTACAGTTGTTTCTGTAGATCCAGACAGTCAGGAGATTGTGTACGAATCTTTGACTGGTGAACGAACAGTTATAACATACGATAAGTTGATTCTTGCGACTGGCTCAAACCAGTTTTCAATGAATTTGACATTACCGAACAATGACCGCATTACTTATTTTAAAAGTTATGCGAGCTCTTTAGAAGCGTTACATAAGATAGAAGAAGCAGACAGTATATCGATTGTTGGCGGAGGATATATTGGTATAGAACTTTGTGACGCATTGAAAGATAAAGGAAAAGAGATTCATTTGATTGAAAGTGCAGATACGATTTTATTCCGCTATATAGATAGGGAGCTTTCCGAAATTCTCGAGGAGGAAATGCTTAAAGCGGGGATACAGATTCATTTGAATGAGACGGTGCTGGGATTTAAAGATACAGAGCAACAGCCCTTCATTTCTGTCACAACAACCAAAGAAATTGAGAATGAATTTGTGGTGATTGCAGTCAACGCTCGACCGGATACGAGGCTTGTTCAGGAGTTTTTAGATTTAAATTCCAATGGAACAGTCCGTGTAAATGAGTCCATGCAAACAAGTGATCCTAATATCTATGCAGTGGGGGATGTTGTTTCTTATCCAGTCCATAATAGCTATCGACGCTCTTTCATCCCTTTGGTCAATAACGTTGTAAGAAGTGCTACCGTGGCAGCGATGAATGCTTTAGGGAATCCTATGAGGTATACAACAACACAAAAAACAACAGCAACACATGTTTTTGGCTATTATGTAGTGAGCACAGGTCTTACTGAAACAGAGGCGAACTTTGAGGGGATTGAAGTTGACAGTATCTTTTTGAAATTACCTTATCAATTACCTTATTTGGAAATACAAGAAGAGGTTTATATTAAGCTAGTATTTTCAAAAACAGATAACTGTTTGATTGGTGGTCAGATTATGTCAACGAAGGATATTACTCAGATTATCAACACATTATCCTTGGCAATCGAAAAAGAAGTGACCATGGACGAATTGGTTACAATGGACTTCTATTTTAATCCAGCACTGAATCGACCGATGGGAATCATTAGCCAAGCCGCATATGAATTCATGATTAAAAAGTATAAAAAATAG
- a CDS encoding helix-turn-helix domain-containing protein, which yields MLKRDFLEKPYDYMNDILLFLYNNQGQSTKSKLIEAFQISLPTLNEYLSFLRQFLEENGISENVQISAEGDNLYLKKELGFPLKKVVLLFLDKSIKFQMVNQLFKKNEVSCDYFQLTYAISSATYYRKVTELNELLKEFRLQIKRGKLVGEEKQIRYFFFNFFWFLFEDKTELEKETSNQYLGFVDTLKESLNVTFDPTEVFQIKLWMKISLRRMTSEFNPVISPNYDYPDRPLFEEINLSFHTYMKKIDRPYTIYEAYMFYDFFCSMNNFSPNSAFAFRLAEAQRESGSYLNYMNKVILKYLKQQGYLSSYASSSRLSYIENLLFQLHSRLYYFDGFILPFDNWTIESIIHAQRHPFSRNEVNDIMALASEKFDSSEDKDRFENRFTEINYTIILNHIAELNEEKIVIGVYHSLNPFIGELVIQHLDNVLGHKYPIKAELYQEDSYYDILLSNIYSDNISEKQKITYVFSDIGNNYDMNEIEQLILQLLNK from the coding sequence ATGCTAAAACGAGATTTTTTAGAAAAGCCCTACGACTATATGAATGATATTCTATTGTTCTTATATAACAATCAAGGACAGTCTACTAAGAGTAAATTGATCGAAGCTTTTCAAATAAGTTTACCAACATTAAATGAATATCTTTCTTTTTTGCGCCAATTCCTTGAAGAAAACGGTATATCTGAGAATGTACAAATTTCTGCAGAAGGAGACAATCTGTACTTGAAAAAAGAACTTGGATTCCCTTTAAAAAAGGTCGTTCTTCTTTTTCTTGATAAATCCATAAAATTTCAGATGGTCAATCAGCTTTTCAAAAAAAATGAAGTAAGCTGCGACTATTTCCAATTAACTTATGCGATTAGTTCTGCAACCTACTACAGAAAGGTCACTGAGTTGAATGAGCTGCTGAAGGAGTTCCGATTGCAGATTAAAAGAGGAAAATTAGTAGGTGAAGAGAAACAAATTCGTTACTTTTTCTTTAATTTCTTCTGGTTCCTTTTTGAAGATAAAACAGAATTAGAAAAAGAAACATCCAATCAATACCTAGGATTCGTCGATACATTGAAAGAATCTTTAAACGTAACCTTTGATCCTACAGAAGTATTTCAAATAAAGCTATGGATGAAAATATCTTTGCGTCGAATGACATCAGAATTTAATCCTGTCATCAGCCCAAACTATGATTATCCAGATCGTCCTTTATTTGAAGAAATCAATCTATCGTTTCATACATACATGAAAAAAATCGATCGCCCATACACTATTTATGAGGCATATATGTTTTATGATTTCTTTTGCTCAATGAACAATTTTTCGCCTAACTCCGCGTTTGCTTTCCGTCTAGCAGAAGCACAGAGAGAGAGCGGATCGTATCTTAACTACATGAACAAAGTAATCTTAAAATATTTAAAGCAACAAGGCTATCTATCCAGTTATGCCTCTTCTTCAAGATTATCTTATATTGAGAATTTGCTATTTCAGCTGCATTCCCGTCTTTATTATTTCGACGGATTCATCTTGCCCTTTGACAACTGGACGATTGAGTCTATCATTCATGCACAACGACATCCTTTTTCAAGAAATGAAGTGAATGATATCATGGCACTTGCTTCTGAAAAATTCGATTCCAGTGAAGACAAGGATCGCTTTGAAAACAGATTCACAGAAATTAACTACACAATCATTCTCAATCATATCGCAGAACTGAATGAGGAAAAAATCGTGATTGGTGTCTATCATTCACTGAATCCATTTATTGGTGAATTGGTTATTCAACACTTGGACAATGTGCTTGGCCATAAATATCCTATTAAAGCTGAGCTATATCAAGAAGATAGTTATTATGATATATTGCTATCTAACATTTATAGTGATAATATCTCTGAAAAACAGAAAATAACGTACGTCTTTTCTGATATTGGCAATAATTATGATATGAATGAGATTGAGCAGTTGATTTTACAGTTACTCAATAAATAA
- the lepB gene encoding signal peptidase I, which translates to MDEFVENLKKMKRQGDSQVGKRPITNKRKKIDLASQVKIAEEKRKLKRKPDEELKKRKKRPLEAQQRPENPLEPQNKPKKKKAVERKSGPKKKRRKLSPEEIERRRKKKQKEQILEIVKFVLPVIIMAVIVFLFIFNTSPHMVDGDSMNPTLINGDKVIVTRTKKPERYDIITFDPPVDSDFQYVKRVIGMPGDAIWVNGSELFINEGGKVPENMEETAANELPDGTIKVTLSTKALEQLENVEKIPENCYFVLGDNRDNSSDSRDFGLVGSSSIEGIVSFRYGPMNSIGWIS; encoded by the coding sequence ATGGATGAGTTTGTAGAAAACTTAAAAAAGATGAAACGCCAAGGGGATTCCCAAGTAGGAAAACGCCCAATAACAAATAAACGAAAAAAAATAGATTTGGCAAGTCAAGTAAAGATAGCAGAAGAAAAGCGGAAATTAAAAAGAAAACCAGACGAAGAACTCAAGAAACGTAAAAAACGGCCATTAGAGGCGCAACAGAGGCCAGAAAATCCTTTGGAACCTCAGAACAAACCGAAGAAGAAAAAGGCTGTAGAGAGAAAGTCAGGGCCTAAAAAGAAAAGACGTAAACTGAGTCCGGAAGAAATTGAGCGACGCAGAAAGAAAAAACAGAAAGAACAAATTTTAGAAATTGTAAAATTTGTTCTACCAGTCATTATTATGGCTGTAATTGTTTTCCTTTTTATTTTCAATACATCCCCTCATATGGTGGATGGCGATTCGATGAATCCTACATTGATCAACGGAGATAAGGTAATTGTCACTCGGACGAAAAAACCAGAGCGCTATGACATTATTACGTTCGACCCTCCAGTAGATAGTGATTTTCAATATGTGAAACGTGTCATTGGAATGCCTGGTGATGCAATTTGGGTCAATGGTTCCGAGCTGTTCATTAATGAAGGGGGCAAAGTTCCCGAAAATATGGAAGAAACAGCGGCTAATGAATTGCCTGATGGAACTATCAAGGTCACACTCTCTACAAAAGCTTTGGAGCAGCTGGAAAATGTCGAGAAGATTCCAGAGAACTGCTATTTTGTTCTAGGAGATAATCGTGACAATTCTTCTGACAGTCGTGATTTTGGTTTAGTTGGCAGCAGCTCAATCGAAGGGATCGTTTCTTTCCGTTACGGTCCAATGAATTCTATCGGTTGGATTAGCTAG
- a CDS encoding LysM peptidoglycan-binding domain-containing protein encodes MKKNRIKAVVTLSFLCGIIGLTTYFVNTTQIEGSTPETGATSSEENKDAKVTTTSVAPGSESVSESSSAEVEQPAAPEATPAEPQPETEIYTVQEGQNLWEIAQATEMSMQNLMNTNQLSSSAIFAGQELLVEK; translated from the coding sequence ATGAAAAAGAATAGGATAAAAGCAGTTGTTACATTGTCCTTTTTGTGTGGGATTATTGGATTGACGACTTATTTTGTAAATACAACTCAAATTGAAGGGTCTACACCGGAGACGGGTGCGACATCCAGTGAAGAAAATAAGGATGCCAAAGTAACGACAACAAGCGTTGCTCCTGGTTCGGAAAGTGTTAGTGAAAGCTCATCAGCAGAGGTGGAACAGCCAGCGGCTCCAGAGGCTACTCCAGCTGAACCGCAGCCTGAAACAGAGATTTACACTGTTCAAGAAGGGCAAAATCTCTGGGAGATTGCACAGGCTACAGAGATGTCTATGCAGAATTTGATGAATACCAATCAGCTGAGTAGTAGTGCAATTTTTGCTGGTCAGGAACTGCTTGTAGAAAAATAA